From one Thalassobaculum sp. OXR-137 genomic stretch:
- the serS gene encoding serine--tRNA ligase, which translates to MHDIRSIRDDAAAFDKGLARRGVAPSSEAILAKDAEWRSVTTELQTAQQRRNEASKQIGMAKRNGEDAGALMAEVAELKDRMAELEEAERTLAAEVETMLATLPNIPADDVPDGPDESANALVRTVGKPRSFNFQPKDHVALGEGFGMMDFELGAKLAGSRFVVLKSDLARLERAIASFMLDTHTGEFGYTEVIPPYMVRDAAVFGTGQLPKFSEDLFQTTDGRWLIPTAEVPLTNLVADSIVEEEELPLRFTAYTPCFRSEAGAAGRDTRGMIRQHQFTKVELVSIVHPDKSDEELERMTNCAETILQKLGLAYRVMKLSTGDMGFTARRTYDLEVWLPGQDEGKGQYREISSCSTCGPFQARRMKGRFKAKGEKKTDFVHTLNGSGLAIGRTMIAILETYQEQDGSVTIPDVLRPYFGRDRIERAA; encoded by the coding sequence ATGCACGATATTCGCAGCATCCGCGACGACGCCGCCGCCTTCGACAAAGGTCTAGCCCGACGGGGCGTGGCGCCGTCCTCCGAAGCCATCCTGGCCAAGGACGCGGAATGGCGATCCGTGACCACCGAGCTGCAGACCGCCCAGCAGCGGCGCAACGAGGCCTCCAAGCAGATCGGCATGGCCAAGCGCAACGGCGAGGACGCCGGCGCGCTGATGGCCGAGGTGGCCGAGCTCAAGGACCGCATGGCCGAACTCGAGGAGGCCGAGCGCACGCTCGCCGCCGAGGTCGAGACGATGCTGGCGACCCTGCCGAATATTCCGGCCGACGATGTGCCGGACGGGCCGGACGAGAGCGCCAACGCCTTGGTCCGCACCGTCGGGAAGCCGCGCAGCTTCAATTTCCAGCCGAAGGACCATGTCGCCCTGGGCGAAGGCTTCGGCATGATGGATTTCGAGCTGGGCGCCAAGCTGGCCGGCTCCCGATTCGTTGTGCTGAAGAGCGATCTGGCCCGTCTGGAGCGGGCGATCGCGTCCTTCATGCTCGACACCCATACCGGCGAGTTCGGCTATACCGAGGTGATCCCGCCCTACATGGTGCGCGACGCCGCCGTGTTCGGCACCGGCCAGCTTCCGAAGTTCTCCGAGGACCTGTTCCAGACCACCGACGGCCGCTGGCTGATCCCGACCGCCGAAGTGCCGCTGACCAATCTGGTCGCCGACAGCATCGTGGAGGAGGAGGAGCTGCCCCTGCGCTTCACCGCCTACACCCCGTGCTTCCGCTCCGAGGCGGGGGCCGCCGGCCGCGACACCCGCGGCATGATCCGCCAGCACCAGTTCACGAAGGTCGAGCTGGTTTCCATCGTCCATCCCGACAAGTCGGACGAGGAGCTGGAGCGCATGACCAACTGTGCCGAGACCATCCTGCAGAAGCTAGGTCTGGCCTATCGGGTGATGAAGCTGTCCACCGGCGACATGGGCTTCACCGCCCGGCGTACCTACGACCTGGAGGTCTGGCTGCCGGGGCAGGACGAGGGCAAGGGGCAGTATCGCGAGATCTCGTCCTGCTCGACCTGCGGCCCGTTCCAGGCCCGTCGCATGAAGGGCCGGTTCAAGGCCAAGGGCGAGAAGAAGACCGATTTCGTCCACACGCTGAACGGCTCCGGCCTCGCCATCGGCCGCACCATGATCGCCATTCTGGAGACCTATCAGGAGCAGGACGGCTCGGTGACCATCCCCGACGTGCTGCGGCCCTATTTCGGCCGCGACCGCATAGAGCGCGCCGCATGA
- the tatC gene encoding twin-arginine translocase subunit TatC, translated as MAESSNDPDSELEGGKMPLLDHLVELRTRLIYAVAAFVVCFFLGYYLAEPIFRFLVEPLHEMWAGQENRRLIYTALHEAFFTYIKVGFFFAACVSFPLVSMQIWLFIAPGLYKHERRAFLPFLVATPVLFLLGAAMVYYIVIPLAWQFFASFETSGVDGNLAMTLEPKVDQYLSLVMRLIFAFGVAFELPVLLILLAKVGIVSAQGLRDKRKYAIVVAFVAAAILTPPDVISQVLLAVPIILLYEISIFVAQFIEKKREEEAEAAENDGTTP; from the coding sequence ATGGCCGAAAGCTCCAACGACCCCGATTCCGAACTCGAGGGCGGCAAGATGCCGCTGCTGGACCATCTGGTCGAGCTTCGGACCCGGCTGATCTACGCGGTCGCCGCCTTCGTGGTGTGCTTCTTCCTCGGCTACTATCTCGCCGAGCCGATCTTCCGATTCCTGGTCGAGCCGCTGCACGAAATGTGGGCGGGTCAGGAGAACCGGCGGCTGATCTACACCGCCCTGCACGAGGCGTTCTTCACCTATATCAAGGTCGGTTTCTTCTTCGCCGCCTGCGTGTCCTTCCCGCTGGTGTCTATGCAGATCTGGCTGTTCATCGCCCCCGGTCTCTACAAGCATGAACGCCGCGCGTTCCTGCCGTTTCTGGTGGCCACGCCGGTGCTTTTCCTGCTCGGCGCGGCGATGGTCTACTACATCGTGATTCCGCTGGCCTGGCAGTTCTTCGCCAGTTTCGAGACCTCGGGCGTCGACGGTAACCTGGCGATGACCCTGGAGCCGAAGGTCGATCAGTACCTGTCCCTGGTCATGCGCCTGATCTTCGCCTTCGGCGTGGCGTTCGAGCTGCCGGTGCTGCTGATCCTGCTGGCCAAGGTCGGCATCGTCAGCGCCCAGGGGCTGCGGGATAAGCGCAAGTACGCCATCGTCGTCGCCTTCGTGGCCGCGGCGATTCTCACCCCGCCGGACGTCATCAGCCAGGTGCTGCTCGCGGTACCGATCATCCTGCTCTACGAGATTTCGATCTTCGTGGCGCAGTTCATCGAGAAGAAACGCGAAGAAGAGGCCGAGGCGGCGGAGAACGACGGCACGACACCCTAA
- a CDS encoding pyridoxal phosphate-dependent decarboxylase family protein: MTPEEFRRHAHSMVDWMADFLEGVEQFPVRAQTRPGEIAARLPDAPPEKGEAMETIFADFQRDVLPGITHWQHPRFFAYFPANSSPPSVLAEMLTATLGAQCMLWQTSPAATEMETKVLDWLRQMVGMPEGFTGVIQDSASSAILAAILTAREKATGWGVNAEGLKAHPPLAVYTSEQTHSATEKNVKIAGLGLAGFRKIPVDETFRLRVDALEKAIEADLAAGIRPACVVASVGGTGVGAVDPLRAIGELCRRHGIFLHVDAAWAGSALVCPEHRWMFDGIELADSVVFNPHKWLLTNFDCSAHYVKDPDALIRTFSILPEFLKSREADAVIDYRDWGVPLGRRFRALKLWFVIRSYGVEGLQAIIREHVRLGGLFAGWVEADPDFEIMAPPVLSLINFRYRPRGVDDEAELDQLNEALLHRINDDGRIYLTQNRVGGRYVIRMSIGQTRTEQRHVEEGWAVIRELAGA; this comes from the coding sequence ATGACGCCCGAGGAGTTCCGCCGGCACGCCCATTCCATGGTCGACTGGATGGCGGATTTTCTGGAAGGGGTGGAGCAGTTCCCGGTCCGCGCCCAGACCCGGCCGGGAGAGATCGCCGCCCGGCTGCCCGACGCGCCGCCGGAGAAGGGCGAGGCGATGGAGACGATCTTCGCCGACTTCCAGCGCGACGTGCTGCCCGGCATCACCCATTGGCAGCATCCGCGCTTCTTCGCTTATTTCCCGGCCAATTCCAGCCCTCCCTCGGTCCTGGCCGAGATGCTGACGGCCACGCTCGGCGCCCAATGCATGCTGTGGCAGACCAGCCCGGCAGCGACGGAGATGGAGACCAAGGTCCTCGACTGGCTGCGCCAGATGGTCGGCATGCCGGAGGGCTTCACCGGGGTGATCCAGGACAGCGCCTCCAGCGCGATCCTCGCCGCCATCCTGACCGCGCGGGAGAAGGCGACCGGCTGGGGCGTGAACGCCGAGGGGTTGAAGGCGCATCCGCCCCTGGCCGTCTACACCTCCGAGCAGACCCATTCGGCGACCGAGAAGAACGTGAAGATCGCGGGCCTGGGTCTCGCCGGCTTCCGCAAGATCCCGGTGGACGAGACGTTCCGCCTGCGGGTGGACGCCCTGGAAAAAGCGATCGAGGCCGATCTTGCCGCCGGGATCCGGCCGGCCTGCGTGGTGGCGTCCGTCGGCGGGACCGGGGTGGGGGCGGTCGATCCGCTGCGGGCGATCGGCGAGCTGTGCCGGCGTCACGGCATCTTCCTGCATGTGGACGCCGCCTGGGCCGGCAGCGCGCTGGTCTGTCCCGAGCACCGCTGGATGTTCGACGGCATCGAGCTGGCCGACAGCGTGGTCTTCAACCCGCACAAATGGCTGCTGACGAATTTCGATTGCTCGGCCCATTACGTGAAGGATCCGGACGCCCTGATCCGCACCTTTTCGATCCTGCCGGAGTTCCTGAAGAGCCGCGAGGCGGATGCGGTCATCGACTACCGCGACTGGGGCGTGCCGCTGGGGCGCCGGTTCCGGGCGCTGAAGCTGTGGTTCGTAATCCGCAGCTACGGGGTGGAGGGGCTGCAGGCGATCATCCGCGAACATGTGCGCCTGGGCGGGCTGTTCGCGGGCTGGGTCGAGGCCGATCCAGATTTCGAGATCATGGCACCGCCGGTGCTGTCGCTGATCAATTTCCGTTACCGCCCGCGCGGGGTGGACGACGAGGCCGAGCTGGACCAGCTGAACGAGGCGCTGCTGCACCGGATCAACGACGACGGCCGCATCTACCTGACCCAGAACCGGGTGGGTGGCCGCTACGTGATCCGCATGTCCATCGGCCAGACCCGCACCGAACAGCGCCACGTGGAAGAGGGCTGGGCGGTGATCCGGGAACTGGCGGGCGCGTGA
- a CDS encoding LysM peptidoglycan-binding domain-containing M23 family metallopeptidase, translating into MSSGPRALNQPRQSASASAGVPANGIIVVRPGDTVYQISQRYGVSPRDIIDANGLRPPYLLRPGDQIRLPASVVHVVRSGDTVSEIAERYGMSMRSLVVANNLRPPYTIRVGDRLRLPGGSDAPSGGSEVTVAARQPKSAPQPPVTASDVPAPGTDRSKPWSGGGQLHFPVAGSGGQSAPVTAAPGKPVPEPRPVMVAGNEPAGQAPQTVAASRPLTPTETRAVLLTPPAKTGRGFTWPVKGRVISGFGPREGGLHNDGINILAPAGSEVRAAENGIVVYAGNELRGFGNLLLVKHDDGYTTAYAHADQLLVGRGDQVQRGQVIATVGQTGNVSQPQLHFEIRKGPRPVDPRKQLPPAQVSMLETD; encoded by the coding sequence ATGAGCTCGGGTCCGCGCGCCCTCAACCAACCGCGCCAGTCCGCTTCCGCGTCCGCGGGTGTGCCGGCCAACGGCATCATCGTCGTGCGGCCCGGCGACACGGTGTACCAGATCTCCCAGCGCTACGGCGTCAGCCCGCGCGACATCATCGACGCCAACGGTCTGCGTCCGCCGTACCTGCTGCGGCCGGGCGACCAGATCCGCCTGCCGGCCAGCGTCGTTCACGTGGTCCGCTCCGGCGACACGGTCTCCGAGATCGCCGAGCGCTACGGCATGTCGATGCGCTCCCTCGTGGTCGCCAACAACCTGCGGCCGCCCTACACTATAAGGGTGGGCGACCGGCTGCGGCTGCCGGGCGGTTCCGACGCGCCGAGCGGCGGGAGCGAGGTGACCGTCGCCGCCCGCCAGCCGAAATCCGCGCCTCAGCCGCCGGTAACCGCCAGCGACGTGCCCGCTCCCGGCACCGACCGCAGCAAGCCGTGGAGCGGCGGCGGCCAGCTTCATTTCCCGGTCGCCGGGTCCGGCGGGCAGAGCGCGCCCGTCACTGCCGCCCCCGGCAAGCCGGTGCCAGAGCCCCGCCCTGTGATGGTGGCCGGCAACGAACCGGCGGGCCAGGCGCCGCAGACCGTCGCCGCCAGCCGTCCGCTCACTCCGACCGAGACCCGTGCCGTCCTGCTGACCCCGCCGGCCAAGACCGGCCGCGGTTTCACCTGGCCGGTCAAGGGCCGGGTGATCTCCGGCTTCGGGCCGCGCGAGGGAGGGCTGCATAACGACGGGATCAACATCCTGGCGCCGGCCGGCTCCGAAGTGCGGGCGGCGGAGAACGGCATCGTGGTCTATGCCGGCAACGAGCTGCGCGGGTTCGGCAACCTGCTGCTGGTCAAGCACGACGACGGCTACACCACCGCCTATGCCCATGCGGACCAGCTTCTGGTCGGCCGCGGCGATCAGGTACAGCGCGGCCAGGTGATCGCCACGGTGGGCCAGACAGGCAACGTCTCCCAGCCCCAGCTTCATTTCGAGATCCGCAAGGGTCCGCGCCCCGTCGATCCGCGCAAGCAGTTGCCGCCGGCGCAGGTCTCGATGCTGGAAACCGACTGA
- a CDS encoding ScpA family protein: MATSEPFESAQPDYRRPEPVQLSLFLNLDGFEGPIDVLLTLARDQKVDLHQISILALAEQYLRFVQQAQTLNLELAADYLVMAAWLAYLKSRLLLPPDESDDEEMDPAALAEALRFQLQRLEAMQDAGRRLMGRAQLGVDVFARGAPENIAARSRSVYDVTLYDLLRGYGDQHSRKQHQTLRIAATDLYAVEDAVERLAAFIGRVPKWRMLFTFLPDGLRGSLLIRSALASHLVAGLQLAKDGAAELRQDETFGPIWLRSADARKDSA; this comes from the coding sequence TTGGCGACCAGCGAACCGTTCGAGAGCGCGCAGCCTGACTACCGCCGGCCGGAGCCGGTGCAGCTCTCCCTGTTCCTCAACCTGGACGGATTCGAAGGCCCGATCGACGTGCTGCTGACCCTGGCGCGCGACCAGAAGGTCGACCTGCACCAGATCTCGATCCTGGCCCTGGCCGAACAGTACCTGCGGTTCGTCCAGCAGGCCCAGACGCTCAACCTCGAACTGGCCGCCGACTATCTGGTGATGGCCGCCTGGCTCGCCTATCTGAAGTCGCGGCTGCTGCTGCCGCCGGACGAGTCCGACGACGAGGAAATGGACCCCGCCGCCCTGGCCGAGGCCCTGCGGTTCCAGCTTCAGCGCCTGGAAGCGATGCAGGATGCCGGCCGCCGGTTGATGGGCCGGGCCCAGCTCGGCGTCGACGTCTTCGCCCGCGGCGCGCCGGAGAACATCGCCGCCCGGTCCCGCTCCGTCTACGACGTCACGCTTTACGACCTGCTGCGCGGCTACGGCGACCAGCATTCCCGGAAACAGCATCAGACCCTGCGCATCGCCGCGACCGATCTCTATGCGGTGGAGGACGCGGTGGAGCGGTTGGCGGCCTTCATCGGCCGGGTGCCGAAATGGCGCATGCTGTTCACCTTCCTGCCGGACGGGCTGCGCGGGTCGCTGCTGATCCGCTCTGCCCTGGCGTCGCACCTGGTTGCGGGGCTGCAGTTGGCGAAGGACGGGGCGGCGGAGCTGCGTCAGGACGAGACCTTCGGGCCGATCTGGCTGCGCTCGGCAGACGCACGGAAGGATTCCGCCTGA
- the surE gene encoding 5'/3'-nucleotidase SurE has translation MTRRPVELDGARILVTNDDGYAADGIAVLTRIARTFSDDVWVVAPESNQSGTGHSLTLLRPLRLRQVEEKRYAVDGTPTDCVLLAVHEVLKDRKPTLVLSGINHGYNLGEDVRYSGTISAAMEGMMLGIPAIALSQFVPREGEVPWDTAENHAPDLIRRLCAGGWPADTVISVNFPPCGPHEVTGIRATVQGRQKTGDEVVRGTDPRGRPYFWVGAMLKARDAEPGTDIAAVAENAISVTPVALDATDRATLEELKGAFG, from the coding sequence ATGACCCGTCGTCCGGTAGAGCTCGACGGCGCCCGCATCCTCGTCACCAACGACGACGGCTACGCGGCCGACGGCATCGCGGTGCTGACCCGCATCGCCCGCACCTTCAGCGACGATGTCTGGGTGGTGGCACCCGAGAGCAACCAGAGCGGCACCGGCCACTCCCTGACCCTGCTGCGGCCCCTGCGGCTGCGGCAGGTCGAGGAGAAGCGCTACGCCGTCGACGGCACGCCGACCGACTGCGTGCTGCTGGCGGTCCACGAGGTGCTGAAGGACCGCAAGCCGACCCTGGTGCTCTCCGGGATCAATCACGGCTATAATCTGGGCGAGGACGTGCGGTACTCCGGGACGATCTCGGCGGCGATGGAGGGGATGATGTTGGGCATTCCGGCGATCGCGCTCAGCCAGTTCGTCCCGCGCGAGGGCGAGGTTCCCTGGGACACCGCCGAGAACCACGCCCCCGACCTGATCCGGCGGCTCTGCGCCGGCGGCTGGCCGGCGGACACGGTGATCAGCGTCAACTTCCCGCCCTGCGGCCCGCACGAGGTCACCGGCATCCGGGCGACGGTGCAGGGCCGGCAGAAGACCGGCGACGAGGTGGTGCGCGGCACCGACCCCCGCGGCCGGCCGTATTTCTGGGTCGGCGCCATGCTCAAGGCCCGCGATGCCGAGCCGGGCACCGACATCGCCGCGGTCGCCGAGAACGCCATCTCGGTGACGCCGGTCGCCCTGGACGCGACCGACCGGGCGACCCTGGAGGAGCTCAAGGGAGCCTTTGGGTGA
- the scpB gene encoding SMC-Scp complex subunit ScpB, whose protein sequence is MGKAPKTDDEAELPDLLVDPAERNRWLRFVEALLFASADPIDEGELRRRVPEEINVRHLLNDLAEHYADRGVVLTRSGTRWAFRTAVDLGPMLRHERAQRRKLSRAAIETLAIIAYHQPTTRAEIEEIRGVALSKGTIDTLLEAGWIAPRGRRETPGRPLQWGTTNAFLDHFGLESVKELPGIEELRAAGLLDRRTGATSIAMQQEDLEDDDEEDEDIQLDFLPDTNDPDEGDQP, encoded by the coding sequence ATGGGCAAGGCGCCGAAGACCGACGACGAGGCCGAGCTTCCCGATCTTCTGGTCGACCCGGCCGAGCGGAACCGCTGGCTGCGATTCGTGGAGGCCCTGCTGTTCGCCAGCGCCGACCCGATCGACGAGGGCGAGTTGCGCCGCCGGGTGCCGGAGGAGATCAATGTCAGGCACCTGCTGAACGATCTGGCCGAGCACTATGCCGACCGGGGCGTGGTGCTGACCCGATCGGGAACCCGCTGGGCGTTCCGTACCGCCGTCGATCTTGGCCCGATGCTGCGCCACGAGCGGGCCCAGCGGCGCAAGCTGTCGCGGGCGGCGATCGAGACCCTGGCCATCATCGCCTATCACCAGCCCACCACCCGTGCGGAGATCGAGGAGATCCGCGGCGTCGCGCTGTCGAAGGGCACCATCGACACACTGTTGGAGGCCGGCTGGATCGCGCCGCGCGGCCGCCGCGAGACACCGGGACGTCCGCTGCAATGGGGCACGACCAACGCCTTCCTCGACCATTTCGGCCTGGAGTCGGTGAAGGAGTTGCCGGGGATCGAGGAACTGCGCGCCGCCGGCCTGCTGGATCGCCGCACGGGCGCCACCAGCATCGCCATGCAGCAGGAGGACCTGGAGGACGACGACGAGGAGGACGAGGACATCCAACTCGACTTCCTGCCCGACACCAACGATCCGGACGAGGGCGACCAGCCCTGA
- a CDS encoding LrgB family protein — protein MTDLGGIWVYLSSSPLLHLTLTLVAYLIGARLYRRFNLHPLLNPVLIAVLILVTVLVVTDTDYATYFEGAQFVHFLLGPATVALAIPLYNQIERVRRSVVSLLSALLLGSLSAAGSAAAIAWALGASPQVVASIAPKSVTTPIAMGISEKLGGLPSLTAVLVILTGVLGATLGPILLNLLRVRDWRARGLAIGVGGHGIGTARAMQVNEVAGAFAGLAMGLNALATAILLPLLWAWLF, from the coding sequence ATGACCGATCTCGGCGGCATCTGGGTCTATCTCTCCTCCAGCCCCCTGCTCCACCTGACGCTGACCCTGGTCGCCTATCTGATCGGCGCGCGGCTGTACCGGCGCTTCAACCTGCATCCGCTGCTGAACCCGGTGCTGATCGCCGTGCTGATCCTGGTGACCGTGCTGGTGGTCACCGATACCGACTACGCGACCTATTTCGAGGGCGCGCAATTCGTCCATTTCCTGCTCGGGCCGGCGACCGTGGCGCTCGCCATCCCGCTGTATAACCAGATCGAGCGGGTGCGGCGTTCGGTGGTGTCGCTCCTGAGTGCGCTTCTCCTCGGCTCGCTGTCGGCCGCCGGCAGTGCCGCCGCCATCGCCTGGGCGCTGGGCGCGAGCCCGCAGGTGGTCGCCTCCATCGCGCCGAAATCGGTGACCACGCCGATCGCCATGGGTATTTCTGAGAAGCTGGGCGGCCTGCCGTCCCTGACCGCCGTGCTGGTCATCCTCACCGGTGTGCTCGGCGCCACCCTGGGGCCGATCCTGCTGAACCTGCTGCGGGTCCGAGACTGGCGCGCCCGGGGGCTGGCCATCGGGGTCGGCGGCCACGGCATCGGCACCGCCCGCGCGATGCAGGTCAACGAGGTCGCCGGCGCCTTCGCCGGGCTCGCCATGGGGCTGAACGCGCTGGCGACCGCGATCCTGTTACCCCTGCTCTGGGCATGGTTGTTCTGA
- a CDS encoding twin-arginine translocase TatA/TatE family subunit, whose protein sequence is MGSFSIWHWLVVLAVVLLLFGGKGKISSLMGDFGKGLKNFKQGMKSEDEEAEQANKSVADDSSDKQDVNKTSNQTVKS, encoded by the coding sequence ATGGGTAGCTTCAGCATCTGGCACTGGCTCGTCGTTCTGGCAGTCGTGCTCCTGCTGTTCGGCGGCAAAGGCAAGATTTCCAGCCTGATGGGTGACTTCGGCAAAGGCCTGAAGAACTTCAAGCAGGGCATGAAGTCCGAGGACGAGGAGGCCGAGCAGGCCAACAAGTCCGTCGCTGACGACAGCAGCGACAAGCAGGACGTGAACAAGACTTCCAATCAGACCGTCAAGAGCTGA
- a CDS encoding protein-L-isoaspartate(D-aspartate) O-methyltransferase has protein sequence MSHDKARKIRLIMGLRRGGITDARVLGALERVPRELFVDPAFLDQAWEDRALPIAQGQTISQPFVVAFMTQALELTDRTKVLEIGTGSGYQAAVLSKVARRVYTVERHKELMATAEARFAEMKLHNLHTRIGDGWKGWPEQAPFEAIIVTAAASRVPEALLDQLGEGGRLVIPVGRSSDVQKLIRYRRTAEGIVEEPLLDVRFVPLVPGEVRSIAG, from the coding sequence GTGAGCCACGACAAGGCCCGCAAGATCCGACTGATCATGGGGCTGCGCCGCGGCGGCATCACCGACGCGCGGGTGCTGGGCGCGCTGGAGCGCGTGCCCCGGGAACTGTTCGTCGATCCGGCCTTTCTCGACCAGGCCTGGGAGGATCGTGCCCTGCCGATCGCCCAGGGCCAGACCATCAGCCAACCCTTCGTCGTCGCCTTCATGACCCAGGCCCTGGAGCTGACCGACCGCACCAAGGTGCTGGAGATCGGAACCGGCTCCGGCTACCAGGCCGCCGTCCTGTCCAAGGTGGCCCGCCGGGTCTACACGGTGGAGCGGCACAAGGAGCTGATGGCCACCGCCGAGGCGCGCTTCGCCGAGATGAAGCTGCACAACCTCCACACCCGGATCGGCGACGGCTGGAAGGGCTGGCCCGAACAGGCGCCGTTCGAGGCGATCATCGTCACCGCCGCCGCCTCCAGGGTCCCCGAGGCGCTGCTGGATCAGTTGGGCGAGGGCGGGCGGCTGGTGATCCCGGTCGGCCGGTCCTCCGACGTGCAGAAGCTGATCCGCTACCGGCGCACCGCCGAGGGCATCGTCGAGGAGCCGCTGCTCGACGTGCGCTTCGTGCCGCTGGTGCCGGGCGAGGTTCGCTCCATCGCCGGGTGA
- the tatB gene encoding Sec-independent protein translocase protein TatB produces MFDLGWQEFILIAIITVIVVGPKDLPRVVRSISQWVRKARSMAREFQNSLEEVAREAELEDVRREMQSISKEGVGKSLEKQFDPDGSVRSTVEEARKSANTDEIEADLKALDSEAKSGMSKSSSAPAPAVETADDYAAKSVTAATPKPVPTSDPAAEPASPRPKADSAASGQG; encoded by the coding sequence ATGTTCGACCTTGGATGGCAGGAATTCATCCTGATCGCCATCATTACCGTGATCGTGGTCGGTCCCAAGGACCTGCCACGGGTTGTCCGCTCGATCAGCCAGTGGGTGCGCAAGGCGCGTTCCATGGCCCGGGAGTTCCAGAACAGCCTGGAAGAGGTCGCCCGAGAGGCCGAACTCGAGGACGTGCGCCGAGAGATGCAGTCGATCTCCAAGGAGGGGGTCGGCAAGAGCCTCGAAAAGCAGTTCGATCCGGACGGTTCGGTCCGCAGCACCGTCGAGGAGGCCCGCAAGTCGGCCAATACCGATGAGATCGAGGCCGATCTGAAGGCGCTGGACAGCGAAGCCAAGAGCGGCATGTCGAAATCCTCGTCCGCCCCCGCTCCGGCGGTCGAGACGGCGGATGACTACGCCGCCAAATCGGTGACTGCGGCGACGCCGAAGCCCGTTCCGACCTCTGATCCGGCCGCCGAGCCGGCATCCCCTCGGCCGAAAGCCGACAGCGCCGCCTCCGGACAGGGCTGA
- a CDS encoding ABC transporter ATP-binding protein produces the protein MTATALQSSAPDPAPQPRVPPALAMTGIRHAYGDVQAVDGVDVAVAPGEVVCLLGPSGCGKTTILRLAAGLEDLQEGRVSLDGRTVAGDGANLAPEKRGVGLVFQDYALFPHLDVMGNVTFGLTGWPAGDRIARGVEVLEMVGLADMASAYPHELSGGQQQRVALARALAPKPRVVLLDEPYSGLDARLRDRVRDEVLHILKSSGSACLMVTHDSEEAMFMADRIAVMRNGRIVQQGSPADLYCAPADAFVAAFFGDVNLIDGQVRDGEVDTLVGRLPAPGLADGQPVSVVIRPEGVRIETLTDSFTREPHGEVEQARLLGRTSLIHMTLRGEGPRIGEALHLHARVPGVFLPRPGARVVISVDPAQTFVFPARDTN, from the coding sequence ATGACCGCCACAGCCCTTCAGTCTTCCGCGCCGGATCCGGCCCCGCAGCCGCGCGTTCCGCCGGCCCTCGCCATGACCGGCATCCGCCACGCCTATGGCGACGTGCAGGCGGTCGACGGGGTGGACGTGGCCGTGGCGCCGGGCGAGGTGGTGTGCCTGCTTGGACCGTCGGGCTGCGGCAAGACCACGATTCTGCGCCTGGCCGCCGGTCTGGAGGATCTGCAGGAGGGACGCGTCTCGCTCGACGGCAGGACTGTGGCGGGAGACGGAGCCAATCTGGCGCCGGAGAAGCGCGGCGTCGGGCTGGTGTTCCAGGATTATGCCCTGTTCCCGCATCTGGACGTGATGGGCAACGTGACCTTCGGGCTCACGGGCTGGCCCGCCGGCGACCGGATCGCCCGCGGTGTGGAAGTGCTGGAGATGGTCGGGCTCGCCGACATGGCGTCGGCCTATCCCCACGAGCTCTCCGGCGGCCAGCAGCAGCGGGTGGCGCTGGCCCGCGCGTTGGCGCCCAAACCCCGGGTCGTGCTGCTGGACGAGCCGTATTCCGGCCTGGACGCGCGGCTGCGCGACCGGGTGCGCGACGAGGTGCTGCATATCCTGAAATCCAGCGGGTCCGCCTGCCTGATGGTCACTCACGATTCCGAGGAGGCCATGTTCATGGCCGACCGGATCGCCGTCATGCGCAACGGGCGCATCGTTCAGCAGGGCAGCCCCGCGGATCTGTACTGCGCCCCGGCCGACGCCTTCGTGGCCGCCTTCTTCGGCGATGTGAACCTGATCGACGGGCAGGTGCGGGACGGGGAGGTCGACACCCTGGTCGGCCGGCTGCCGGCCCCCGGCCTCGCCGACGGTCAGCCGGTCTCGGTGGTGATCCGGCCGGAAGGGGTGCGGATCGAGACCCTCACCGACTCCTTCACCCGCGAGCCGCATGGCGAGGTCGAGCAGGCGCGGCTTCTGGGCAGGACCAGCCTGATCCACATGACCTTGCGCGGCGAGGGCCCGCGGATCGGCGAGGCGCTGCACCTGCACGCGCGGGTTCCCGGGGTATTTCTGCCCCGCCCGGGCGCCCGGGTCGTGATTTCGGTCGACCCGGCCCAGACCTTTGTGTTTCCTGCCCGAGACACCAATTAA